The Deltaproteobacteria bacterium IMCC39524 DNA segment GGATCCGAGCTAGATCTCCTTCGAAAACTATTTAGCCGCAAGTCTGTGGCTGAGGAGAGTCTGCCGCGTGATCAAACAGGAACTGCTGAATGTCTTTCAAATCTTGTTCCGAAAGATTTTTCCAGGCCTCTTCGTCATGCTTTTTCTTGTCGAAAAGGCGGTCCCACTGAGACTGGGTTTTGGTCATTGGGGTGACTTCGCCGCCTTCACCGCCACTTGAATGACAGGTTTTGCAGGTTTTTTTGAAGAGGTGCTTGCCTTTCCGTGGGTTGCCACCCTCGGCAGCCAGGGCTGATGTTGCAATGAAGGTCACCAGGGTAAGAAAGATTACTGACTTGATTAAGCTTTTCATGATTGATATGCCTCCGCTTTTTGTTGTTACCGGGTCTCGCTATGTCACTATGTCACCAGCATAACTTAAGCTTGACTGACCGGCCTATATTGGTTTTCGTATATTCTAATTTCACAATCTATGCCAATTTGACTAAGCATATATCTAAGATATTGAATTAAGCAAAAAAGTACCTCATAGATGCGTTTTCTGCATTGGTTCTAGTGTGAATCGTATCATAAGAACACTCTAATGACAGTGATATAACTGAAGATGTGAAATATAAGTTCGCCTTTTGACCAATCTCGTTTTCAGATTGGATCAAAGGTGTCTTCCTGCAAGAAGGATATTAATCTTCAGGAGTGTCTTCAATTGCCCAAAAGCTATAGTTTCTTCTAGATGTTTAATAAATTTTTATTTATATTTAAACATCTTTCTCTTCTCTGTTTTGAAATGGGGGTCTTGTCAGAATGAGTCGTATTGAACAAGAAAACGCTCAGTCATCGGCAAACTGGGTCGACAGCCTCGGCAAATATTTACAGAACAGCAACATGAAGACTGCTCTGCTTGAAGGTCACGAGCGGTTTCTTCTGGTTGCCAAAGCCCGTTGGCTTTTCCTGGTCTTCGTTGCTGTTTATGGTGCTTGCGCCGGGGTCGGTTACGTCTTCAGCGATTTTGGCTGGTTTCTGACCACTCCGCAGTTGGTTGGTCTGATGGTTGGAGTGTTACTCATCCTGACTTACAATGCCGTCTTCTTCGTCAATCACAAACAACTGGCCGGACTCCGCTATAGCGGCCACTTCCAGGTCATGCTCGATTATCTTTGCGTCACCTTGCTTGTCCATTTGAGTGGTGGCGTGGCCAGTTGGTTCTGGCCGGTTTACCTGTTGGTCACCTTTGAAGCCGCCATCCTGATTGAAAGCCGTGCCCAGGTTTATCTGCTCGGGATGTTTTCTGGCGGTTGCTATTTCTTCATCTTGGCCGGTGCTTATCTCGATATCATCCCATACGTTAATATGCCCTTTATTGACACTGGATTACATCACCATGCGTTCTTCCTGGCGCTGATGTGGTTCTGGGTGAGTTTGCTGAACACCATTACGACCGTGGTCAGTAACTATCTCATGAATGTTCTGCGCCGTGGTCATGCCCAGGTACAGGCAACCGAAGCGCGGCTCAAGGAATTTCTCGAAGGTGCAAATGACCTGATATTCAGTGTGAAACCTGATGGCCAATTTCTCTATGCCAATCGTGCGTGGGAGCGTGTGCTCGGCTATGATCGCGCAAATATTTCCGAGTTGTCACTCGAGAATGTCATTGATGCCGATATGCGGATCAAGTGCATGGCGGAGGTTGAGAAAGCAACCAGGGGGGAAAAGGTAGAGCCTCTGGAGGGCCGTTTAAAGACTGAGGCTGGAGGAACCGTCGATGTTGAAGGGACGATTACCTGCAGCTTCCAGAACGATGAGGCCGGTGCCGTCTGGGTGATCTGCCGGGATATCACCGCTCGAAAGACAGCCCAGGAGCAACTCCATTTCCTGGCTCATCATGACCAGCTGACGGATTTGCCCAATCGCCTCTTGTTCGCGGACAGGTTGCGTCAGGCGCAGGCTCGTGCGAAACGTGAAAAACATCAGTGCGGTATTCTTTATCTGGACCTGGACCGTTTTAAAATTATAAATGACACTTTGGGCCATGCTGTCGGTGATCTCCTATTGCAAGAGGTTGGCAGGCGTTTACGCCGTTGTACCCGCGAGGTTGACACCGTGGCCCGCATCGGTGGTGATGAGTTCTCTATCGTACTCGTCCATCTTAACAGTGTGTTAGACGCTGAACAGGTCGCGACTAAGATTCTCAAGGCTCTTGCCAAGCCGGTGCAGGCCGATGAACATGAAATCTTTATTACCACCAGTATCGGCATCAGTATCTATCCAAATCATGATGATGAACCTGAAGAGCTTTTGAAGAAAGCTGATGCGGCCATGTACCAGGCGAAAGCCCAGGGGCGCAACAATTACCAGCTTTATGATCCCGCGATGGATCAGGATGCCGAAAAGCGGATGACGCTTGAGAATGGCATGCGCCGGGCGATTGAACGGGAAGAATTCCGTATTTTTTACCAACCGAAAATTGATTCGCTCAGCGGTGAGATCACGGCTCTGGAAGCCCTGATTCGTTGGGAGCATCCCGAGCTTGGTTTGCTTTCACCAGCAGAGTTTATTGCCCTTGCTGAGGAGACCGGCCTGATTGTTCCGATCGGCGAATGGGTTATGAGGCGAGCCTGCCAAGACAACCGGCGGTGGCAGGAAGAGGGACTGCCAAAAGTGCGCGTCGCAGTTAATTTGAGTGGTTACCAACTGCAGGCAAAGAACTTTGTCACCGCGGTAGCGACGGTTCTCGAAGAGACAGGGCTTGCGGGGGAGTGTCTCGAGTTCGAAGTCACCGAGACGGTAATTATGCAGAACCCGGATTTTGTTGTGGGTATTTTGGTACAGGTCCGTGATATGGGGATCCATATCTCAATCGATGATTTCGGCACAGGTTATTCCTCCCTTGCCCATCTCAAGCGCTTCTCGGTGAATACCCTGAAGATTGATCGTACCTTTGTGCGGGATATCGAAAAGAATTCAACCGATGCGGCCATAACCAGCGCGATCATCTCTATGGGCAGCAGCCTTGATCTCAAGGTTATTGCAGAAGGGGTTGAAACAGAAGGGCAGTTTGACATGCTCAAGGAAAAGCATTGTGATGAGATGCAGGGCTATTTATTCAGTAAGCCTGTGCCAGTGGAAAATGTGGCAGATCTTTTGCGTGACGGCTTGACGAAAAGAAAGCATAGCGGGAAATAGCCTGATGGCTCGGCTGTTGTGTTATTGCGGGAAGCCGTGAGAGAAGAGAAGTGAAAAATAAAAGGCCGGAGGCTACATAAGCCTCCGGCCTTTATTGTGTTGTCAAGATGGTGTTGCTATTCGCGCACAAAAGTGTCCATGTCTGTTTCGTGGACCATGCCCATGAGGCGCGCATACTCAGACTCAATGATCTGGTAATGGTGGTCGGTCGAGGTCGCATTCTGCTCGAAAACCGCGCGGATCTCAGGATTGTCGATTTTCTCAGCCAGAGCACGCAGATGCTCGGCCAGGGCTTTCTCTTTTGCCATAGCCAGTTCCATTGCTTTGCGCTCGTTGAAGTCAGCGGCTTTGACTTCGTTCAGCTCGTTCATCCACTCGGAGTCCTGATCGGCGCCTGAGTCCAGAAATGCTTTGAAATCAGCGATATCATCGCCGGGATAGACGTTATAAAACCATTCGGCATGCTCGCTTT contains these protein-coding regions:
- a CDS encoding ferritin family protein, which translates into the protein MFDNIDLKDAVRRAMQTEKNAMDFYKRGAEMMKNAEAKKVFELLAREESEHAEWFYNVYPGDDIADFKAFLDSGADQDSEWMNELNEVKAADFNERKAMELAMAKEKALAEHLRALAEKIDNPEIRAVFEQNATSTDHHYQIIESEYARLMGMVHETDMDTFVRE
- a CDS encoding cytochrome c: MKSLIKSVIFLTLVTFIATSALAAEGGNPRKGKHLFKKTCKTCHSSGGEGGEVTPMTKTQSQWDRLFDKKKHDEEAWKNLSEQDLKDIQQFLFDHAADSPQPQTCG
- a CDS encoding EAL domain-containing protein translates to MSRIEQENAQSSANWVDSLGKYLQNSNMKTALLEGHERFLLVAKARWLFLVFVAVYGACAGVGYVFSDFGWFLTTPQLVGLMVGVLLILTYNAVFFVNHKQLAGLRYSGHFQVMLDYLCVTLLVHLSGGVASWFWPVYLLVTFEAAILIESRAQVYLLGMFSGGCYFFILAGAYLDIIPYVNMPFIDTGLHHHAFFLALMWFWVSLLNTITTVVSNYLMNVLRRGHAQVQATEARLKEFLEGANDLIFSVKPDGQFLYANRAWERVLGYDRANISELSLENVIDADMRIKCMAEVEKATRGEKVEPLEGRLKTEAGGTVDVEGTITCSFQNDEAGAVWVICRDITARKTAQEQLHFLAHHDQLTDLPNRLLFADRLRQAQARAKREKHQCGILYLDLDRFKIINDTLGHAVGDLLLQEVGRRLRRCTREVDTVARIGGDEFSIVLVHLNSVLDAEQVATKILKALAKPVQADEHEIFITTSIGISIYPNHDDEPEELLKKADAAMYQAKAQGRNNYQLYDPAMDQDAEKRMTLENGMRRAIEREEFRIFYQPKIDSLSGEITALEALIRWEHPELGLLSPAEFIALAEETGLIVPIGEWVMRRACQDNRRWQEEGLPKVRVAVNLSGYQLQAKNFVTAVATVLEETGLAGECLEFEVTETVIMQNPDFVVGILVQVRDMGIHISIDDFGTGYSSLAHLKRFSVNTLKIDRTFVRDIEKNSTDAAITSAIISMGSSLDLKVIAEGVETEGQFDMLKEKHCDEMQGYLFSKPVPVENVADLLRDGLTKRKHSGK